In one Sphingobacterium daejeonense genomic region, the following are encoded:
- a CDS encoding HlyD family efflux transporter periplasmic adaptor subunit translates to MLGINPNSITSSTLRSALTITSPINGVVSNVYAKLGSYVDVSSPIVEVVDNSMIHLDLQVF, encoded by the coding sequence TTGTTGGGAATAAACCCAAATAGTATCACTAGCTCAACCTTGAGATCTGCACTTACAATAACAAGCCCTATCAATGGAGTAGTTTCTAACGTGTATGCAAAATTAGGATCTTATGTGGATGTATCGTCGCCAATTGTGGAAGTCGTGGACAATAGTATGATCCATTTAGACCTTCAAGTTTTTTGA
- a CDS encoding efflux RND transporter periplasmic adaptor subunit, which translates to MCSIYNNKLLLFGFGLILSLSACNSDKKTNEQTEEHTENHEHEHPSGPTEKITITSLTQEQIKEVGIEFGHIEQKNLTANITANGVLNVPNNNRSNVTPLYGGVIQKLNVQLGDHVRKGQAIATIINPQFIQIQEDYLNANNEIVAAEQELQRQQELNAGNAGVKRNLQNAASNLNVLRTRKAATAKQTSVVGNKPK; encoded by the coding sequence ATGTGCTCAATATATAACAATAAATTATTGCTCTTCGGATTTGGTCTTATCCTTTCTTTATCGGCTTGCAATTCCGATAAAAAAACTAATGAGCAAACTGAAGAACATACTGAAAATCATGAACATGAACATCCTTCTGGTCCTACCGAGAAGATAACTATAACTTCGCTGACACAAGAACAGATTAAAGAAGTTGGAATTGAATTTGGCCATATTGAGCAGAAAAATTTGACTGCAAATATTACAGCAAATGGCGTGTTGAATGTTCCAAATAACAATAGGTCAAATGTTACTCCTCTTTATGGTGGTGTGATTCAAAAATTAAATGTTCAATTGGGAGATCATGTAAGAAAAGGTCAAGCAATTGCAACCATCATTAATCCGCAATTCATTCAAATTCAAGAAGATTACTTAAATGCAAACAATGAAATTGTAGCTGCTGAACAAGAATTGCAAAGACAACAAGAATTAAATGCTGGAAATGCAGGCGTAAAGAGAAACTTGCAAAACGCAGCAAGCAATTTGAATGTTTTAAGAACGAGAAAAGCAGCTACAGCGAAACAAACTTCAGTTGTTGGGAATAAACCCAAATAG